Proteins encoded by one window of Streptomyces sp. ALI-76-A:
- a CDS encoding LLM class flavin-dependent oxidoreductase has product MRFSVNIPDFGDFADPRTVATVAAAAEQAGWDGLFVWDHVLHRQHQGRPFADPWMLLTAAALATSRIRLGPLLTPVPRYRPQQLARQVATLDHLSGGRVIFAAGLGGPLEDEYRSFGDAAGPRLLAERLDEGLDLLRRFWSGEPVNHHGRHYDVRDVTLLPATAQQPRPPVWVGGFWPRRPPMRRAARWDGAVPLVETARHGSVPDAAEVRDLVGYVRKHRAAGAEHPFEFVIGGATPLDTAKATDVIGPLHEAGATWWDERQVQTGPDLDRLPPVLRRIEAGPPVV; this is encoded by the coding sequence ATGCGCTTCTCCGTCAACATCCCCGACTTCGGTGACTTCGCGGATCCCCGCACCGTCGCGACCGTGGCGGCTGCCGCCGAACAGGCCGGCTGGGACGGGCTCTTCGTCTGGGACCATGTACTGCACCGACAACACCAGGGGCGCCCCTTCGCAGACCCCTGGATGCTGTTGACCGCGGCCGCGCTGGCGACCTCCCGGATCCGGCTGGGCCCGCTGCTGACGCCGGTCCCCCGTTACCGTCCGCAGCAACTCGCCCGCCAGGTGGCCACCCTGGACCACCTCAGCGGCGGACGGGTGATCTTCGCCGCCGGCCTGGGCGGTCCGCTCGAGGACGAGTACCGCAGCTTCGGCGACGCCGCCGGGCCGCGCCTCCTCGCTGAACGGCTGGACGAGGGACTGGATTTACTGAGGCGCTTCTGGTCCGGTGAGCCGGTGAACCACCACGGACGGCACTACGACGTCCGGGACGTGACACTGCTGCCCGCCACTGCCCAGCAGCCCCGCCCGCCCGTCTGGGTCGGCGGATTCTGGCCCCGTCGCCCGCCCATGCGGCGGGCAGCGCGGTGGGACGGCGCGGTGCCGCTCGTCGAGACCGCCCGGCATGGATCTGTGCCCGATGCGGCCGAGGTGCGGGATCTCGTCGGTTACGTGCGCAAGCACCGTGCGGCTGGGGCCGAGCACCCTTTCGAGTTCGTGATCGGCGGTGCCACGCCCCTGGACACGGCCAAGGCCACGGACGTGATCGGTCCACTGCACGAGGCCGGCGCCACCTGGTGGGACGAGCGTCAGGTCCAGACCGGACCCGACCTGGACCGCCTGCCTCCCGTACTGCGCCGTATCGAGGCGGGGCCGCCGGTGGTCTGA
- a CDS encoding DUF5133 domain-containing protein — translation MIHPAEKELRAVLARFAQARIEHDVRPTGRTSRDLEDSTYTLCVMTGARTAEQALLAADALLEQYRAGRVSVCQEEETLAA, via the coding sequence ATGATCCATCCGGCGGAGAAGGAACTGCGGGCCGTGCTGGCCCGGTTCGCTCAGGCGCGCATCGAACACGACGTACGCCCCACCGGCCGCACCAGCCGGGATCTTGAGGACTCCACGTACACGCTGTGCGTGATGACCGGGGCCCGCACCGCCGAGCAGGCTCTGCTCGCGGCGGACGCGTTGCTCGAGCAGTACCGGGCGGGCCGTGTGAGCGTCTGCCAGGAAGAGGAGACGCTGGCCGCGTGA
- a CDS encoding sigma-70 family RNA polymerase sigma factor produces the protein MIPALAGLAPRPSGPGNDEDEVTDWALAARNGDPLAVERFVKATYSDVWRFVAHLSGDTHGADDLAQDAFLRALNSLPQFAGRSGVRTWLMAIARRSVIDRYRYASARPQVAETADWRAAAEGTQPSGLPGFEEGVALLDLLDGLDASRREAFVLTQLLGLPYADAASAVGCPIGTIRSRVARAREDLNALLWAAEVSGEPER, from the coding sequence ATGATCCCTGCCCTTGCCGGGCTCGCCCCGAGGCCATCCGGTCCGGGGAACGACGAAGACGAAGTGACCGATTGGGCGCTGGCCGCCCGCAATGGCGACCCCCTGGCCGTCGAACGCTTCGTGAAGGCGACCTACAGTGACGTGTGGCGGTTCGTGGCCCACCTCAGTGGCGACACCCACGGCGCCGACGACCTGGCCCAGGACGCCTTCCTGCGCGCCCTGAACAGCCTGCCGCAGTTCGCCGGCCGTTCGGGTGTCCGCACCTGGCTGATGGCGATCGCCCGCCGGTCGGTCATCGACCGCTACCGGTATGCCTCCGCCCGCCCCCAGGTCGCCGAGACCGCCGACTGGCGGGCCGCGGCCGAAGGCACGCAGCCGTCGGGGCTGCCGGGTTTCGAGGAGGGCGTGGCGCTCCTGGACCTGCTCGACGGCCTGGATGCCTCACGCCGCGAGGCGTTCGTTCTGACCCAACTCCTCGGACTGCCCTATGCCGACGCCGCCTCCGCCGTGGGATGTCCGATCGGCACCATCCGTTCCCGGGTCGCGAGAGCCCGGGAGGACCTGAACGCCCTGCTGTGGGCGGCGGAGGTCTCCGGGGAGCCGGAACGCTAG
- a CDS encoding aspartyl/asparaginyl beta-hydroxylase domain-containing protein — MTPEIENAFAAIRDLYGSESIVRVEEMLEAKTQQRHPLQKGAKWVMPGISQQPWHDPYGHPELSPVVHALESQHASIKAELETAWKARRNAFSDYEHYLTRQQDWQALYLFRKGALVEESADTVPTAFKVLKEHAVDTEKICPLLECHFSTLLPGAAIAPHCDLWNFSINLHLAVDIPEGCGITVAGETRSWEEGKCLLFDYSFEHEAWNRGSRPRTCLLVDLWHPDTTVPERAALVALITEIRTLMGEA; from the coding sequence GTGACACCGGAGATAGAGAACGCCTTCGCCGCGATTCGGGACCTGTACGGATCGGAATCGATCGTGCGGGTCGAGGAGATGCTGGAGGCGAAGACCCAGCAGCGGCATCCCTTGCAGAAAGGCGCCAAGTGGGTCATGCCGGGAATCTCTCAGCAGCCCTGGCACGATCCGTACGGGCACCCTGAATTGAGCCCGGTGGTACACGCTCTGGAATCGCAGCACGCCTCGATCAAGGCCGAGCTGGAAACCGCCTGGAAAGCTCGGCGGAACGCGTTCTCGGACTACGAGCACTACCTCACGCGTCAGCAGGACTGGCAGGCCCTTTACTTGTTCCGCAAGGGGGCGCTGGTCGAGGAGTCGGCCGATACCGTGCCCACCGCGTTCAAGGTGCTGAAGGAACACGCTGTCGATACGGAGAAGATCTGCCCGCTGCTGGAGTGCCACTTCTCCACCCTCCTGCCCGGCGCGGCCATCGCCCCGCACTGCGACCTGTGGAATTTCAGCATCAATCTGCATCTCGCCGTCGACATCCCGGAAGGGTGCGGTATCACGGTGGCCGGCGAGACCCGTTCCTGGGAGGAGGGCAAGTGCCTGCTCTTCGACTACTCCTTCGAGCACGAGGCGTGGAACCGCGGGTCCCGCCCGCGTACCTGCCTGCTCGTCGACCTCTGGCACCCGGACACCACCGTCCCCGAGCGGGCGGCACTCGTCGCACTCATCACCGAGATCCGCACGTTGATGGGTGAGGCCTGA
- a CDS encoding copper chaperone PCu(A)C: MTSASPASAERPAPLWRRLAASGAVRSAAVPTGTCAVVLLLLSAYTATGAAGDPPETVDVSDGRIFQPTGSGSTSAFFYLRNTGGTDDTLESVSSPDLGVTALARTVTDDGESRPELIGRVTVPAGGSLRMDPSAIKVLALDPPRLELGKKVRFDLWFRNSGQVRVTAVTVSPGPL; the protein is encoded by the coding sequence ATGACCTCAGCGTCACCAGCGTCCGCTGAACGCCCTGCCCCGCTGTGGCGCCGCCTGGCCGCGTCCGGCGCCGTGCGTTCCGCGGCGGTGCCGACGGGCACCTGCGCGGTGGTCCTCCTCCTGCTCTCCGCCTACACGGCGACCGGGGCGGCCGGCGATCCGCCCGAGACCGTCGACGTCAGCGACGGCCGCATCTTCCAGCCGACCGGCTCCGGCAGCACCAGCGCCTTCTTCTACCTCCGCAACACCGGCGGTACCGACGACACCCTGGAGTCCGTCTCGTCGCCGGACCTCGGGGTGACCGCGCTCGCCCGCACGGTCACGGACGACGGCGAGAGCCGCCCGGAGCTCATCGGCCGCGTCACCGTTCCCGCGGGCGGGAGCCTGCGCATGGACCCGTCCGCCATCAAGGTGCTGGCCCTCGACCCACCGAGGCTGGAACTCGGCAAGAAGGTGCGCTTCGACCTGTGGTTCCGCAATTCCGGCCAGGTCAGGGTCACCGCGGTGACGGTGAGCCCCGGCCCGCTGTGA
- a CDS encoding cation-translocating P-type ATPase, which produces MTSADHRPASDGPLVTTDLLVGGMTCAACVGRVEKKLGRVEGVTATVNLATGRARVSHPETVTSQDLISTVEKAGYTAELPPPPASESQESSDPRPAAAAGADERSRLLITTVLSVPVLVLSMVPALQFDYWQWVCFHLTTVVVLWSALPFHQRALKGLRHATATMDTLVSLGVVASFLWSGYALYFGGAGEPGMRMPFSLLPGAEADTAHLYLEAAVSVPLFVLAGRYLEARAKHGTGSALRALAELGAKDVELREDGDSRRVPVSALRVGQEFVVRPGEKVATDGVVTEGSSALDLSLVTGESAPVEVNPGTAVVGAAVNAGGLLVVRATAVGADTQLARITRLVTDAQAGKARIQRLADSVAGVFVPAIVAVACTVLGFWLGAGADGEPAVTAAVAVLVVACPCALGLATPTAFLAATGRGAQLGVLIRGPEALERLQRVDTVVFDKTGTLTTGRMTLLETTVSAAGEDVTRVLRLAGAVEYGSEHPIGRAVVAAARRAVDGAPLPPVTGFRAVAGSGVCGRVDGREVSVGRPRPDTVLPDGLRQALDRAEAAAHTAVVVDVDGRPVAVLAVGDSLRPSSDHAVLQLQALGIEPILVTGDGPAAARAVAERVGIDEVHAGVTPEGKADIVAALRADGRRVAVIGDGVNDAAALASADLGIAMGGGTDAAIGAADITLVREDMRAVVDAVRLTRRTLTTIRANLVWAFGYNVVTVPLAATGWLNPMFAAVAMSASSVLVVANSLRLRAYQPAPRNPGHPEDAEGTRPRKESDDLSVTSVR; this is translated from the coding sequence ATGACGTCCGCCGACCACCGTCCGGCGTCGGACGGGCCCCTGGTGACCACCGATCTGCTGGTCGGCGGGATGACCTGTGCCGCCTGTGTGGGGCGGGTGGAGAAGAAACTGGGCCGGGTCGAGGGCGTCACCGCGACGGTCAACCTGGCCACAGGGCGGGCCCGGGTCTCCCATCCCGAGACGGTGACCTCGCAGGACCTGATCTCCACGGTCGAGAAGGCGGGCTACACCGCCGAACTGCCGCCCCCGCCGGCCTCGGAGAGTCAGGAGTCCTCGGACCCGCGGCCGGCGGCCGCCGCCGGTGCGGACGAACGGTCCCGGCTGCTCATCACGACGGTCCTGTCGGTGCCCGTTCTGGTGCTGTCCATGGTCCCGGCCCTGCAGTTCGACTACTGGCAGTGGGTGTGCTTCCACCTCACCACGGTGGTCGTGCTGTGGAGCGCCCTGCCGTTCCACCAGCGGGCCCTGAAGGGACTGCGCCACGCTACGGCGACCATGGACACCCTGGTCTCCCTCGGTGTGGTGGCGTCCTTCCTGTGGTCCGGCTACGCGCTGTACTTCGGGGGCGCGGGAGAACCGGGCATGCGCATGCCGTTCAGCCTGCTGCCCGGTGCCGAGGCCGATACCGCCCACCTGTACCTGGAGGCGGCGGTGAGCGTGCCGCTGTTCGTGCTGGCCGGCCGGTACCTGGAGGCGCGGGCCAAGCACGGCACGGGATCGGCCCTCCGCGCGCTCGCCGAACTCGGAGCCAAGGATGTCGAGTTGCGGGAGGACGGCGACAGCCGCCGGGTCCCGGTCTCGGCACTGCGCGTGGGGCAGGAGTTCGTGGTGCGGCCTGGAGAGAAGGTCGCCACCGACGGGGTCGTGACCGAGGGCAGCTCCGCTCTGGACCTGTCCCTGGTCACCGGCGAGAGCGCCCCGGTGGAGGTGAACCCGGGAACCGCGGTGGTGGGCGCCGCCGTCAACGCCGGCGGACTGCTCGTGGTCCGCGCCACCGCGGTCGGTGCCGACACCCAGCTCGCCCGGATCACCCGGCTGGTGACCGACGCCCAGGCGGGCAAGGCGCGCATCCAGCGGCTCGCCGACTCCGTCGCGGGTGTCTTCGTCCCCGCCATCGTGGCCGTGGCGTGCACGGTGCTCGGCTTCTGGCTCGGTGCCGGGGCGGACGGTGAGCCGGCCGTCACGGCAGCGGTCGCGGTTCTCGTCGTGGCCTGCCCGTGCGCGCTCGGCCTGGCCACGCCGACCGCCTTCCTGGCGGCCACCGGGCGCGGTGCGCAGCTCGGTGTGCTGATCCGGGGGCCGGAGGCGCTGGAACGCTTGCAGCGCGTCGACACCGTGGTCTTCGACAAGACGGGCACCCTGACCACCGGTCGCATGACACTGCTCGAGACGACCGTGAGCGCCGCCGGCGAGGATGTCACGCGGGTTCTGCGACTGGCCGGTGCCGTCGAGTACGGATCCGAACATCCCATCGGCCGGGCCGTCGTCGCCGCCGCGCGCCGGGCCGTGGACGGTGCGCCGCTGCCACCGGTGACCGGGTTCCGCGCTGTGGCCGGGTCCGGGGTGTGCGGCCGGGTCGACGGCCGCGAGGTCTCCGTGGGGCGCCCGCGGCCCGACACGGTGCTGCCCGACGGGCTGCGGCAGGCCCTGGACCGCGCCGAAGCCGCCGCGCACACCGCCGTGGTCGTCGACGTGGACGGCCGCCCCGTCGCCGTCCTCGCCGTCGGCGACAGTCTGCGGCCCTCCAGCGACCACGCCGTACTCCAGCTCCAGGCGCTCGGCATCGAGCCGATCCTGGTGACCGGTGACGGTCCGGCCGCGGCCCGCGCCGTGGCCGAGCGGGTGGGCATCGACGAGGTGCACGCCGGGGTCACCCCGGAGGGCAAGGCGGACATCGTCGCGGCGCTGCGGGCGGACGGACGGCGCGTGGCGGTCATCGGCGACGGGGTCAACGACGCCGCCGCGCTGGCCTCGGCCGACCTGGGCATCGCCATGGGCGGCGGAACCGACGCGGCGATCGGCGCGGCCGACATCACCCTCGTACGGGAGGACATGCGGGCCGTCGTGGACGCGGTACGGCTCACCCGCAGAACCCTCACCACCATCCGGGCCAATCTCGTCTGGGCCTTCGGTTACAACGTCGTCACCGTGCCACTGGCGGCCACCGGCTGGCTCAACCCCATGTTCGCCGCCGTGGCGATGTCCGCCAGTTCCGTCCTCGTGGTCGCCAACAGTCTGCGGCTGCGCGCCTATCAGCCCGCTCCACGGAACCCCGGTCACCCGGAGGACGCCGAGGGCACCCGTCCCCGGAAGGAATCAGATGACCTCAGCGTCACCAGCGTCCGCTGA
- a CDS encoding MFS transporter yields the protein MSAHTSPSAPPRPRLGLPLLVLATAQLVISLDFNIVYVALPSIGSGLGFSGQDLQWVVSAYVVATGGFLLLGGRATDLLGRRRIFILAALLYALSSLVGGLSGSAGVLVAVRAVQGIGGALLFPATLSLINTLYEEGPSRNRALAVWGAAGAGGLCFGSLLGGVLVDAFGWPSVFYVNIPLAGGVALAGALLFPADGPLTRQRDFDLLGALTATSGITLLVFVLVHAPEAGWGSRSVLICAALSVVLLSLFALVEARTSHPLTPIRMFAHRGLLGAMALTTLFSATFSSVPYFLTLYFQTVRGYSALGTGLAFLVPAVVVAVGTQAGEKAVSALGVRATMLGGMATGATGALLLAVSLTDDGSYVRLLPGIVLLSLGQGATWTGMWIAAAAGVAPGDQGIASGMASTTLQVGGAVGLAVLVAVAGTGANGVSGADLLDGVRDAVYVIAAGICLGAVAVVTLRGRPHR from the coding sequence ATGTCTGCACACACATCACCATCCGCTCCGCCGCGCCCACGTCTCGGACTGCCCCTGCTCGTCCTGGCCACAGCACAGTTGGTCATCTCGCTCGACTTCAACATCGTCTATGTCGCCCTCCCCAGCATCGGCAGCGGGCTCGGCTTCTCCGGCCAGGACCTCCAATGGGTGGTCAGCGCCTACGTCGTGGCCACCGGGGGGTTCCTCCTGCTCGGCGGACGGGCCACCGACCTGCTGGGCAGACGCCGGATCTTCATCCTCGCCGCGCTGCTCTACGCCCTCTCCTCACTGGTCGGCGGACTGTCCGGCTCCGCCGGCGTCCTGGTCGCCGTGCGCGCCGTACAGGGCATCGGCGGAGCCCTGCTGTTTCCCGCCACCCTCTCCCTGATCAACACCCTCTACGAGGAGGGCCCGAGCCGTAACCGGGCACTGGCCGTATGGGGAGCCGCCGGAGCGGGCGGACTGTGCTTCGGCTCACTGCTGGGTGGGGTGCTCGTGGACGCCTTCGGCTGGCCCTCGGTGTTCTACGTCAACATCCCCCTGGCCGGAGGAGTCGCGCTGGCCGGTGCGCTGCTCTTCCCCGCCGACGGACCGCTGACCCGGCAGCGGGACTTCGACCTCCTGGGCGCCCTGACCGCCACCTCGGGCATCACCCTGCTGGTCTTCGTCCTCGTCCACGCACCCGAGGCCGGCTGGGGCAGCCGCAGCGTCCTGATCTGCGCGGCCCTCAGCGTGGTCCTGCTCTCGCTCTTCGCCCTCGTCGAGGCGCGTACCAGCCATCCCCTCACGCCCATCCGGATGTTCGCCCACCGCGGCCTCCTTGGCGCCATGGCCCTGACAACGTTGTTCAGTGCCACGTTCAGCTCCGTCCCCTACTTCCTGACCCTGTACTTCCAGACGGTGCGCGGCTACAGCGCGCTGGGAACGGGACTCGCCTTCCTCGTGCCCGCCGTCGTCGTCGCCGTCGGAACACAGGCCGGCGAGAAAGCCGTGTCCGCCCTCGGGGTACGGGCCACCATGCTGGGCGGCATGGCCACGGGGGCCACCGGCGCGCTGCTGCTGGCCGTGTCCCTGACCGACGACGGCTCGTACGTCCGCCTGCTGCCCGGCATCGTGCTGCTCAGCCTCGGCCAGGGCGCCACCTGGACCGGCATGTGGATCGCTGCGGCGGCCGGGGTAGCCCCCGGTGACCAGGGCATCGCCTCCGGCATGGCGTCGACCACGCTCCAGGTGGGCGGCGCCGTGGGCCTGGCCGTCCTGGTCGCCGTCGCCGGCACCGGAGCCAATGGGGTCTCCGGCGCCGACCTGCTCGACGGGGTCCGCGACGCGGTGTACGTCATCGCCGCCGGAATCTGTCTCGGCGCCGTGGCCGTCGTCACCCTCCGCGGGCGCCCCCACCGGTAG
- a CDS encoding beta-ketoacyl-ACP synthase III: protein MPARPHSPHDPPPHAPQERSAVLCGLAGWVPPRVVTNEELSQRLDTSDAWIRTRTGISRRHVAEPGQATSDLAVEAGRRALRSADTEAVDTVIVATTTPDRSCPATAPLVAARLGLAEAAAFDISAVCTGFVYGLASAAGLIAAGVAERVLLIGADTYSTIVDPQDRANAIIFGDGAGAVVLRAGHADEPGAVGHFDLGSDGTGEDLIMVAAGGSRQRSAPGEVLPRDHHFSMRGREVYRHAVTRMAASARATLTRADHKADDIDHFVPHQANLRILRSVAEDLGLPLERCVSNVESVGNTGAASIPLALADAASHQTIQQGERVLLTAFGGGLTWGSCLLTWPALPQISHPYDEGGVPAS, encoded by the coding sequence ATGCCCGCACGCCCGCACAGTCCTCACGACCCACCGCCCCACGCCCCGCAGGAACGTTCAGCCGTTCTGTGCGGGCTGGCCGGCTGGGTTCCCCCGCGCGTGGTGACCAACGAGGAACTGTCCCAGCGGCTCGACACCAGCGACGCCTGGATCCGGACCCGGACCGGGATCAGCCGACGGCACGTCGCCGAGCCCGGCCAGGCCACCTCGGACCTCGCGGTGGAGGCAGGCCGACGCGCTCTGCGGTCCGCCGACACGGAAGCCGTGGACACGGTCATCGTCGCCACCACCACCCCGGACCGCTCCTGCCCGGCCACCGCCCCACTCGTCGCCGCCCGACTGGGCCTCGCCGAGGCGGCGGCGTTCGACATCAGCGCCGTCTGCACCGGATTCGTGTACGGGCTGGCCTCGGCCGCCGGTCTGATCGCGGCCGGCGTGGCCGAACGTGTCCTGCTCATCGGCGCGGACACCTACTCCACGATCGTCGACCCGCAAGACCGCGCCAACGCGATCATCTTCGGCGACGGGGCCGGAGCGGTCGTCCTGCGGGCCGGGCACGCCGACGAGCCCGGCGCCGTCGGCCACTTCGACCTCGGCAGCGACGGCACCGGAGAAGACCTGATCATGGTGGCCGCCGGCGGCTCCCGGCAGCGCTCGGCACCGGGCGAAGTGCTCCCGCGGGACCACCACTTCTCGATGCGGGGCCGAGAGGTCTACCGGCACGCGGTCACCCGCATGGCCGCCTCGGCACGCGCCACGCTCACCCGGGCCGACCACAAGGCCGACGACATCGACCACTTCGTTCCCCACCAGGCGAACCTGCGCATCCTGCGTTCGGTCGCCGAGGACCTCGGGCTGCCCCTGGAACGCTGTGTGTCCAACGTCGAGTCGGTGGGCAACACCGGCGCCGCGTCGATCCCCCTCGCCCTGGCCGACGCGGCCTCCCACCAGACCATCCAGCAGGGGGAGCGCGTCCTGCTCACCGCGTTCGGAGGCGGCCTCACCTGGGGCTCCTGCCTCCTGACCTGGCCCGCCCTCCCCCAGATCAGCCACCCGTACGACGAAGGAGGAGTACCCGCATCATGA
- a CDS encoding acyl carrier protein yields MSTTYDQLVTILAKLHDAPPDRISPDVTFAGLDVDSLTLVEISMRIERDLGVTIEDNELQEDFTLDATAQLIDEKLAQ; encoded by the coding sequence ATGAGCACCACCTACGACCAACTGGTCACGATCCTCGCGAAGTTGCACGATGCGCCCCCTGACCGGATCAGCCCGGATGTCACCTTCGCCGGGCTGGACGTCGACTCGCTGACCTTGGTCGAGATCAGCATGCGTATCGAGCGCGACCTCGGCGTCACCATCGAGGACAACGAACTCCAGGAGGACTTCACCCTGGACGCGACCGCCCAGCTGATCGACGAGAAACTCGCCCAGTAG
- a CDS encoding TauD/TfdA family dioxygenase — protein sequence MDIKAQAGKEIGATVEGFDHTTASPADIATLKETVYTKKIAVLKNQDLTPQQFLELGKLLGRPETYYEPMYKHPEVEEIFVSSNVPKDGKQIGVPKTGKFWHADYQFMPDPFGLTLIYPQVIPEKNRGTYFIDMGKAYERLPEELKKEVAGTYCRHSVRKYFKIRPHDVYRPISEIIDEVETKTPAVVKPTVFTHPMTGETVLYISEGFTVGIEDEDGKPLESDLLHQLFEATGQLDDTFAHGNIHLQSFQQGDLLVWDNRSLIHRARHTTTPEPTVSFRLTVHDERKLYDEAAA from the coding sequence ATGGACATCAAGGCACAGGCCGGCAAGGAAATCGGCGCCACCGTCGAAGGGTTCGACCACACGACCGCCTCACCGGCGGACATCGCCACGCTCAAGGAGACGGTCTACACCAAGAAGATCGCGGTTCTGAAGAACCAGGACCTGACGCCGCAGCAGTTCCTGGAACTCGGCAAGCTCCTGGGCCGGCCGGAGACCTACTACGAGCCCATGTACAAACACCCCGAGGTCGAGGAGATATTCGTCTCGTCCAACGTGCCGAAGGACGGCAAGCAGATAGGCGTGCCGAAGACCGGCAAATTCTGGCATGCCGACTACCAGTTCATGCCGGACCCGTTCGGCCTCACCCTCATCTACCCCCAGGTGATACCCGAGAAGAACCGGGGCACCTACTTCATCGACATGGGGAAGGCGTACGAGCGGCTCCCCGAGGAGCTGAAGAAGGAAGTCGCGGGAACCTACTGCCGGCACTCGGTGCGCAAATACTTCAAGATCCGGCCGCATGACGTGTACCGGCCGATCTCCGAGATCATCGACGAGGTCGAGACGAAGACCCCGGCCGTCGTCAAGCCGACCGTCTTCACCCACCCCATGACGGGCGAGACGGTCCTCTACATCAGCGAGGGCTTCACCGTCGGCATCGAGGACGAGGACGGCAAGCCCCTGGAGTCGGACCTGCTCCACCAGCTGTTCGAGGCGACCGGGCAGCTCGACGACACCTTCGCCCACGGCAACATCCACCTGCAGAGCTTCCAGCAGGGCGACCTGCTGGTCTGGGACAACCGCAGCCTCATCCACCGGGCCCGGCACACCACCACACCCGAGCCGACCGTCTCCTTCCGGCTGACCGTCCACGACGAGCGCAAGCTCTACGACGAGGCCGCGGCATGA
- a CDS encoding FcoT family thioesterase, translating to MSAQAALRPDSPARDFESDDELLARVLRPYKVNCKYLKSASVSARSGRVTAGCSFSIPESCYIDDTGHLNAVEVNISYNQMMYYAVAKSVKEGLLEDFTSWTLDDYWRHQLPDILIARFGGNFRRPINARSFFGEIEFLSVERRSPGGKTLIVADTSYRYWDGEGGRCDGEVKLAIVNGP from the coding sequence ATGAGCGCACAGGCCGCCTTGCGACCGGACTCGCCGGCACGGGACTTCGAGAGCGACGACGAACTCCTGGCGCGGGTTCTGAGGCCGTACAAGGTGAACTGCAAGTACCTGAAGTCCGCGTCGGTCAGCGCACGGTCCGGGCGGGTGACGGCCGGCTGCTCCTTCTCCATCCCGGAATCCTGCTATATCGACGACACCGGTCATCTCAACGCGGTCGAAGTCAACATCAGCTACAACCAGATGATGTACTACGCCGTCGCCAAGTCGGTGAAAGAGGGCCTGCTGGAGGACTTCACGTCGTGGACTCTCGACGACTACTGGCGGCATCAGCTCCCGGACATCCTCATCGCCCGGTTCGGCGGTAATTTCCGGCGTCCCATCAACGCCCGTTCCTTCTTCGGAGAAATCGAGTTCCTGTCGGTGGAACGGCGGTCGCCCGGCGGAAAGACGCTGATCGTCGCCGACACCTCCTACCGGTACTGGGACGGCGAGGGCGGCCGCTGCGACGGCGAAGTGAAACTCGCCATCGTGAACGGACCGTAA